The window AGAATGGCTTGATAGGTTGCCGATTCTTCCATTTGCTGCACCCCATCGAGTGCGGGGAACGAGCGCACCCTCGTACCGCCAACCCGTCACCACATACACTCTCGCCTACAACATCGCAGTTTTACTCGATGCCGAGAAGGTCATCCCACCCAACCGCGTCGAGCAGGCGGTCGCCGAGGTCTTCCAATCGAGCTAGGTCGGTGATGGCCGCCAGCGCCGCCGTTACCTTGGTGGGAGGTGGGCCAAACTTCTTGCTGCCCAGGCGCAAGATCATCGCCCGTTCTCCCGCGAGGTGCCCCTTGACCTCGCCCCGGGCTTCCCCCCGGGCTTCCCCCCGGGCTTCCCCCCGGGCGAGAATGGCTTGATAGGTCGTCGATTCTTCCATTTGCTGCACCCCATCGAGTAGGCGGGCAACGAGCACATCATTGTACCGCAAGCCCATCAACACGTACGTACTCGCCCACAACTTCGCGGCCAACGGGTCGTCGGCCTCGGCCCGGATTCGCTCGTCCATCCGCTGAACGATCCCGGGCAACGCGGCCTCGTCGGGGGCTGCGAGTGGTGCCAGCGGCATCATGGCGAGCGCGCCGGATAAGAAGTCGTCCGGCGGGCACTCCCAGACGCGGATCACCCGATACTTGTACACCCACTCCGGGCCGACGGGCGGCCGCACCACCCACGAACCGGTCACAGCCGTCATGTTCGCGGCCGACCGCAGCAGGAACACGACCGACGACACCAATAACTCGTGCCGACAGTACAGCAACGTATTGTACCGGAGCAGGCGGGGCACGAACCAGGGGTCGGTGTTCGCCTGGAATTCCAGGTGCAATATCCACGGCTCGGGGGCGCCGACGCGGATCACCTTGTCCGCTTCGGCGGTCACGGTCGACACGTCGGCGTCGACGACTGTGACCGGGCCGGGCGGGGGCGCACTCGTGAGGTACGCGACCCACCCGGCCGGGTCGGCTTCGAGCAGGTCTTTGCTCGTCGCGTCGAACGGCTTGGACACCGGCGGTTCCTCAAAACTACTTCGCGGCTGGGTAACTCAGCTTCCGCTCCGGGTCCTGGAACCGGACGTAAGCCGCCGCGTTGGTACTCTTATACTTGGCCGTGATCGTGACTTTGTGCGGGCCGTTTGTCAGCTCCACCGGGAACGCGAATTCGTTCGGCACGGCCGGCTTGTCCGTCTTCCCCCGCCCGACTTCCTTCCCGTCGATCTTGACCGCGAACGCCCACGGCGCCCCGACCAGGAGTTGTGTTTTCACCGGGCCGGCCGCCGTCACCTCTGCCTCAATGACCATCTCGCTGATCTCTTCGTGGACCGGCAGCGCGATTCGTCCCGTCACGCTGGCGGTCGCCGGTTTGCCGTCGACCGCCGCCACCGTCACGTACGGGTGAGCCATGACGTAGCAGACGAGGTCGCGGAAGTCCTGAACGGACATGCCGGCCGTCAGGCCCTCGGGCATCATCGACTTCTCTTGCACTTTCACGGGGCCGTCGAGATCCTTCTTGGCGAACTTCTTCAGCACGCTCTGCTCGACCTTGAGCGTCACGGACTGGTCGTCTTCCTCGGCGAGCAAGCCCTGCTCGACGCGGCCGTCGACCGTCGTCACTGTCCGCAGGAAGTACGGCGCGCCGATCACACGGTTCGGGTCGATCACGTTCGCCAGGATGTACTCGACGTCCCGGGCGGCCCCGTCGAGCGGCGGACCGACGTCGGCCCCGCGGCCGTCGAACTTGTGGCACTTGGCGCACTGGTTGTCGAACACGACCTTGCCCCGGGCGAACGACGCCGGGCCGGCGGCCAGTTCGCCGCGCATCCTGGCGATCAGCGCGTCCAGTTCCTTCGGCGTCGGCCGCGTCCGCCCCCACGCCTTCTCGATGAGCGCGTTCAAGTCCTTGTCGTTGAACGCCTGGATGCGGAGGATCGTGTTGTCGGTCACTTCGGTCCGCTCGATCTTCTTGTCAGCCATCGCCCGGAGCAGCGCCCGTGCCCACTCCTTCCGCGACGCGAGGCTGTTGACCAGATCGCCGCGGATCGGCTTGGGGAACTGCGCCCAGTCGCGGACCGTCTCCTCGCCGACCTTCGGGCTGTCGATCGCGGCCAGTTGCCGGGCAGCCTCGGCGCGGACCTTGAGGTCGCCATTTTCGCGGACGATCTTTCCGATCAAGGCGAGTGCTTCTGGGTGTCTCAATAACACGACCTGACGAACTGCCTCGGCCCTCGCGTCTGGGGGTGACTGAGCATCGCGGGCTACGTCATACGCGCGATTGAGGGCGGCAGGGTCGCGGAAGTTGACGGCCAACTTGTTCACGAGCGGCACGAGACGGGCGTCTTGTCGCAATTCGGCCAAGAACGAGCCACTCCCGTCGGGTGGGGCAACAGTCTGGTTGTTAAGTGCGACAACCAACCCGCCGAGTGCCTTCTCGCGCGTGTCCACGTCCTTGACATCGGCCACGAACTTCAAGCAGCGCGCGAGGTCGGCCGGCCGACCGGTCGCAACGAACCGCCGCATCACTTTCGGAACGATCTGGTCGCGGACGAACGGATTGTCCACGGCTTTCTTGGTCAACCAGGCGAACTCCGCCTCGATTTCGTCCGCCTTTTTCGCCTTCTTCACGAGAACCTTCTCGTACGCAATCCAAACAAGGTGAGGAATGACGGGGTCGGAAGCATCCTCTTTGTATGCCATCAGATTGTGGATCAGGTCGCCGACCTCTTCGGCCCCGATGAGGTTACCGGCCTCTAACGTCCCCGCGAGGCGTATGGCGGCCGAGGCGAATTCCCGGCGGGCGATCTGCGGGATGTTGCGAACCCCGGATTTTTCGCAAAGAAATCTCAACGCATCCAAGTCATTCTCCGCCTCATCCGCCCAACGGCGGATAGTCAACGCCCACGCCTCTTCCGACTTGTACCGGTCGAAGCCCTCCCATACCCTCCGAAAGTTTTCTTCACTCGCCAAGAACCAACGTCCACTCAATACCGCTCGATCGATCAACGCTGAGCGGACCGTCAACGCGGGCAACGTCGTCAAGCATAGCGGCCGCGCGTAGGCCGGCAGCGGTTTGAACTCCTTCTGGACGGTGAATCCCTCATCTTGGCCAAGTGATGACTTGAGCGATTCGCGTTCCTGGACCCGTTCGTTTGTTAGTCGAAGCGAGGTTCGGAACTCATACGGGTTGTCGCTCTTCAAATACTCGGCGAGTTCCTTCGATGTCGCGTTGCCGATGTCCTTCGCCTTCTTCGTCTGCGTCCCTTTCAGCTGAATCCGGTACACCCGCCCCCGCTCGTAGTCCCAGCTATCGGCCGCGGCCTGGTGGCAGGGGTTCTGGTCGTGCCAGTCGATCAGGTAGATGTCGCCGAGCGGCCCCCACTTCATGTTGATCGGCCGGACGTTCTTGTCACCGCTGACCAGGAAGTCGTCGCCGCGGCTGGCGGTGTACGTGCTGCCGTTCGGCTTCAGGATGTTCTGCTTGACGCTGCAGCCGTGGATGCTGCCGAAGATCACGCTGTTGCGGTACTTTTCGGGGATGTGCGGGGCGTCCAGGCTGATGAGGCCGGCGTGGGCCCAGCCGGATTCCTTGTGGAACGTGTGGTCACAAATCTCGTTGATCTGGCCGTAGGCGTAGGGGTTGGAATGCGCGCCGGCTTGCCGCTTGTAGACTCCGCCCGGGACGATGTGGAACAGGTGCGGGATCACGCAGCAGGCGAGGATGAACTGGCCGTCCGTGTTCCGCCAATCCATGCCCCACGGGTTCGACGTGCCCTCGGCGAAGATCTCGAACGTCTTTCGTTGCGGGTGGTACCGCCAGACGGCCGCGTTCATGCGGGTTTCCGGCCCATCGAGCGGCTTGACGGCCGACAGCGTGAAGACGCCGTGCAACCCGTACAGCCAGCCGTCCGGACCCCACTGGAACGTGTTCAGCATCTCGTGCGTGTCCTGGCTGCCGAACCCGCTGAGGAGCGTCTCGTACTTGCCCGGCTTGTCGTTCTTGTTCTCGATGAACCAGAGGTACGGCGGCGCCCCGACGTACACCCCGCCGTTCCCGACCTCGATCCCGCTCGCCAGGTCGAACGCGCCCAGGCCCGCTTTCTTCCGCTCCTCGGGAACGGGGAAGTCTTTCCCCTCGGCGAACACGGTCCGCTTGTCGCAGACGCCATCGCCGTCCGTGTCCTCGAGGATCACGATCCGGTCCCGCGGAGCCTTCCCCTTGGGCGTCCGGCTCGGGTATTCAAAGCACTCGACGACCCACACGCGACCCCTCTCGTCGATGGTGAACGCGACCGGGTTAATCACCTGCGGCTCGCCCGCGAACAGTTTCACCTCGAACTCGGGCGCGACCTTGAACCGCTTGACCGTTTCCTCTGGCGTCAGGTACGGTTGCCCGGACGGCTTGCGGTTGTCGAACCCGAACTCCTTCTGAGCCAGGGCGGGTGTCGCGAGGAGGAGAAGGAAAAGCGGCGTGAGGCCGGGGAAGAGGCGGCGCATGGAGTGGACCTTGTGCGGTGGGAAGACGACGCGGAGATCATAAACGACGTGGCAGCCGGTCATCAAGTCATCAAGTCGTCAGGTCTTCAAGTCGCCAGGGGCGGGATCGCGGTGTCGCATAGGGAAAGTCGAGACTTGTAGAGTCGATTCGCGAGCATGCGGTCGCCGTATTCGCAGATTGGCTTTTCGACTTGATGACTTGATGACTTCGGTTTTCAGTTTTCGAGTTTAGCCAGCGCGAGATGGGAAGCCTGGCGGACCATCTGCTCATCCTTGACGGCGCTTTCTTCCAGGTATTCGAGGTACTTGGTTTCGTGATACCCCAGTTTGGACAGGGCGTGGATGCAGTGCGCGCGGACGGTCGGCGCCGGGTCGGTTTGGGCGGCTTTCGCGAGGAGGGCTTTGATCTCGGGCTTCCACCCGTACCGGCCTTCTGCAAGGGCGGTCGCGGCCCGCTCGCGGATCGTGGGCCGTAGCGCGGTAAACAACTCCGTCGCGAACGGCCCGACCTCGTCGACCATCGGCGACGACATCGCCCCGAGGGCGACCCGCAAGATCGTGTCCGGCGGCTCGACGGATACTCGGGTCGCAGCATGCGCGACGTCCATCGGCCGGGCTCCGCCCACGGTAAGGTACCGCAGCCGCTGGCTCGGTCGCGCCGCGGCCGCGTAGCTCGCGCCCGCGGGCGCGATCACGCCCACGGCCGGCGGGATCGTATCCGGCGGCTCCTTCTTCGGACCCGCCTTGGGTTTCTTGGGCTCCGCCGGCGCGGGCTTGACGGCGTCGATCGGCGGCAGTTCCGTGGGCGCGTCCGGCGGCAAGGTCGCCGGCGGGATGTCGGGCGGCGGGATCGTGGCCTGGGGCGCCGGTCGTGGGGTAATCGTCGCGGGCATGGGAGCGGGCGGTTGGGGCGCGGTCGCCACCGGGGGCATCGGCATCGGGGCCGCCGGTGCGGGCATCGCCCGCGGTGGAGTTTGGGTGCCTCCAACCACGGGGACGGATGTCGAGGAGGTCGCCGGGGAGCGTGAGAACAGTTGAGACCACGACTTGAGCAGGGTCGGCTGGGCCGCGAACGCGGCCGCGTAATTATCCCGCGCCGGGCCGGGTGCATTTCCCGACACACGACTGCCGGCCGGCATGGGTTGGGCCGTTCCCCCAGCGAGGTATTTGACTAACGTCGGCTGGGCCTCGAACGAGCCCGGCGCAGGCGAGACGTTCTGGACGCTACACTTGGCCTGCGTCAGCTGGGCGGCGCTGGGCTGCAGATACGGCCCGGCAGCCCGGGTGTATTCCGCGGTGAGGTATTTGACTAACGTCGGCTGGGCCTCGAACGAGCCCGGAGCGGGCGAGACGTTCTGGACGCTGCACTTGGCCTGCGTCGGTTGGGCCGCCAGTTGGGCGGCGCTGGGCTGCATGTACGGCCCGGCGACACGAGTGTATTCCGCGGTGAGGTATTTGACTAACGTGGGCTGCGCTTCAAACGAGCCCGGCGCGGGCGCGGGAGGCGCGGCGGCGACGGCCCGAACGGGGATGATCTGCCCGCCGGCCTCGGGCCGCGTCACGAGGTACTGGGCGTTAATCACCCGTGCGTTGACGGGCGGCTTCGGTATCGGATTCGAAGTCGTCGATGCAGACGGTTTGGTTAAAGCCCGGATCTCGGCCGGCGACGGAATGCCCTGCCACGGGTTCCTGGGCGCGGGCGTCGCCTTTCCGTCCGCGGAAGTAGCCGGAGCCTGCGCGGTGAGGACCGGCCAGCCTTTCGCGTCCACGGCCGGCAGGTCCGGGCGCGAGCCGGGGGTATTCGCGGCCGGGACGGGCGGTGCCGGGGGATTCGGCGGGACGATCGTTTGCGGTACGACGAGCGGTTGGTCGGCGAACACCAGGCGACCCGGTTCCGCGGGGCCGCCTGGCGCCGCGGGAGGAGTCGAGTCAACCGCGGCGACGACGATGGTTTTCGCCGGCGGTGGATCGAGGGTGGGCGGACTCTGTTCGCCGATTCTGGTCGCGAGTTTAACGAGCGGATTTTCCGGGAAGATGATCCGGCGCGGCGCGCTCAGGGCCGGCGGAGCGGAACCGATTTCGGCCTGCGCCGCGGTCGTGTGGCCGGCTGGGGGACATGGAGCTTCGTGCCACTCGGTTTTGTGGGAGATCGGGAGGTCACCGCTCGGTTCACTTTTACCGAGTAAATCCCGGACCGGAATCTTTTCAACCGGGCCACCACCGACGTCCTGAACTTCGGCTACCGGCTCCCCGTTTTCCGTGGTCACGCGCAGCACCCGCAGGCGTCGCTCGGTCTGTCCCGGCGTGTGCGTGGTGACAGACACGTCCGCCTGGGAACCGTCCGGCGCAACCTGTGCCGGCCGCGCGGCCGGCCCCGGAACTTGCCCGGGGGCCGACCCGGACCACGTCAGCCCCACGGCGACCGCGCCCGTCCACATCCATCGTGTCATGTCGCGGCCCGCCAGTCCGGTTGAGCGATCGGGGCGTCCCTGCCCCGGCGTGGCATCCTTGCCTATCGTCCTTCATCGGCCGGAGTAGAAGAGGCGGTTGAGCGGAAAAGCCGGGCTGGACGTTTTGTGCTGGATAAGCGGATCGGGGGAATCTGAGTGAAAGGCGGGGTGTCGCTGCTACGAATCGCAATTCCAAACCGCCGGCAGTTCGCGGCCACAAACCGCGCACTCGAAAACGTTTTCTTTCACCACACATTTCTGGCCGCACAGGCTGCTGAGGGCCGGCGTCTTTCCGCCCAACGTCATTCGCCGGGCGTACTTGAACACCTGACGCAGCGGCAGGTGGGTCAGCAGGCCCATGGTCAGGACGATCCACAGCATGGTTCGGTGCGACAGTTGGCACCGGCGTTGTCCGACCCGGTCCGAGTCCGACAGGGCTTGTTCGATGACCTCCGGCGAGATCACCTTGGTCAGTCCCGCCAAACGATCCAGGATCAAGCTCTCCGATTCACTGTCGATACTGCGTCCGTGCTGTGGCATGCTTCCCGCCTCCCTGAGACCCCATGTTTTGGTGAACACAAGGTATCAGGGGGCGGGGGCTTGCGCCATGACGAACGGTATTGGGGCTTAAAACCAAGAGAGAAGAGCGAAAATGTGTTCTGTGAACGCGACGGCATTCCGCCCCTCGGGGCGGCCGAACGTAGACCCGGGCGGGAGCCCGGGAACACCTGCCCGCGACCGCACGCTCTGCCCGAATAACTCATTCCAGAAGACAATCGACCCATAAACTGAGTGAATGGCCACCCTCCACATCGACCCGCTGCCCCGCAACGCCACACCGGGGCAGGTTCTCCGCTTCGTCGCCGAGATCGGAAAGATCGACGGCAAGCGCATCGGGAAGATCGTTTTTCTCGGCAAAGGCGCGACGGTCGAGGTGCCGGACACGCACGCGGCCAAACTCGTGACCGCCCTCGACGGGGCGACGTTCCGCGAGCGGCCGGTGCGAGTCCGGTTCGCGACCGCCCCGAAGCGCGAATCCGGCCCCGGCCACTTCGATCTCCTGGCTCGCCTACTTCAACTCGAAGCCGACGAAGAACGCCGGCAAATGAAGGAGCGGGCGGCCCGCGGTGCCGCGGCCGGGGACGGCACCAGTCTGACACGCCTCGTCATCCGCGAGGAAGACATCGGCCTCGCCGGCCGCCTGATCCTCACGCTGGCTCGTGTTAACCGCGACCCGCTTCCCCCGAACCGCCTCCAACCCGGCGCGCCCGTCCTGCTCACCCAGACCGGCACACAGCGGCCGGCCAGTTTTCGTGGCGTGGTCAGCGACCGCGCCGAGCGTACGATCGCCGTCGCGTTCGACCAGTCCGATGCCGAGTGGCCGGACGACTCCCAGTGGCGGCTCGATCTCTCCCCGGACGAGGCGTCTCGTCAGCGGCAACTCGCCGCCCTCGCCCGAGCCGGCGCCGCCGAGGGTGACCGACTCGCGGAGCTTCGCGCGGTGCTACTGGGCGAGCGGCCGCCGGAATTCGCCGTACCCGCTCCCGACGCGCCGCCGGAGCGGGCGAAGGACGCAGGCCGGGTGGCGACGTGGCTGTCGCCACTCAACGAACCACAGCGGGACGCCGTCGAGTTCGCCCTTGCCGCGAAAGACGTGGCCGTCATCCACGGGCCGCCCGGGACCGGCAAGACGACGACCGTGGTCGAGCTGATCCGGCAGGCGGTCCGGCGTGGGGAGAAGGTCCTCGCGTGTGCGCCGAGCAACGCGGCGGTCGACAACATGCTCGACAAGCTGATCGCCGCCGGGGAAGAGCCGGTTCGCCTCGGCCACCCGGCCCGGGTCGCCCCCCACTTGCGCGACCGCGCGCTGGATCTACTGGTGCAGGCGCACCCGGACGCGCGGCAAGCGCGGAAGTTCGCCCGCGACGCCCGAGCCCTGTTCCGCAAAGCCGACAAGTGGACGAAGAACAAGCCGATGCCAGGCGAAAAGCACGCCCTCCGTGCCGAGGCCCGCGACCTGCTCGCCATCGCCCGGCGGACCGAACAGCTCGCCGTCGAGCGCGTCATCAATGCGGCCCCGATCGTCTGCGCGACCCTTACCGGCGTGGACAGTGAAACGCTCGCCCAGCGCCGCTTTGACCTCGCCGTGCTGGACGAAGCCTGTCAGAGTACCGAGCCGGCGAGCTGGGTTCCGCTGCTCCGCGCGAACCGCGTCGTCCTGGCCGGCGACCCCTGTCAGCTCCCGCCAACGATCCTTTCCCCCCAGGCGGCGGAGCAGGGGCTCGAGGTGAGCCTGATGGAGCGCGTGATGGCTCTCCACGGCTCGGCCGTCTCCCGCCTACTGACCGTCCAGTATCGGATGCACGCCGAGATCATGGGCTTCTCGTCCGACGAGTTTTACAGTGGCGAACTCGTCGCCCACGAGAGCGTGACCACACACCGGCTCTGCGACCTCCCCGGCGTCCGCGCGGAGCCACTGACGGAATTGCCGGTGAAGTTCATCGACACGGCCGGCGCGAGCTACGACGAGGAAGCGGAGGAAGACACTGAGAGCCGCCTCAACCCCCAGGAAGCCACGCTCGCCGCGAAATACGTTCGGGCGCTCCTCGAAGCGGGCGTCGCGCCGGCGGACGTGGCTGTGATCGCGCCGTACTCGGGCCAGGTCCGCCGCCTCCGTGAACTCCTCACAGGCACCGGCGTGGAGATTGACAGCGTGGATGGCTTCCAGGGACGGGAGAAAGAGGCGGTCGTCATTTCCTTGGTCCGCTCGAACCCGGAAGGCGAGATCGGCTTCCTCGGAGACGTCCGCCGTACCAACGTGGCACTCACGCGGGCTCGCCGCAAACTGATCGTCGTGGGCGACAGCGCGACGCTTGCGAACCACGATTTTTATCAGCGAATGTTGACGTATTTCGAGACGGTCGGGGCTTATTCGAGCGTATGGGAAGAAGCGTAGAACTCGGAATTTAGCCACAGAGGTCACAGAGATCACAGAGAGAAAGACCAGGAGAATACGAAGATCGAAAAATCTGTCGGCTCGTGAGGCGGCAGAGGTGGAAGGGCATAACCATCCCGTCGCAATCGCTCCACACACCGGCGCTCGGCGCGGGTCTCCGACCCCGCCGCTCTTCGGACCGCAGGTCTCCCGACGCTCGCCCCCCTCGGACACCGCCTCCTCCGCTAGGCTGGCGTTGGAGACCTGCGGTCCGAAGAGCGGCGGGGTCGGAGACCCGCGCCGAGCGCGAGTAGAACTTGGAATTTAGCCACAGAGATCACAGAGAGAAAGACCAGGAGAATACGAAGATTGGAAATCTGTCTTGTCGGACCATTACGCTTTCCTACTCGTGTGTTTCTCTCTGTGACCTCTGTGGCTAAATTCTTCGATGCAAAATGTAGATAGGCACCCCGCGCCCTGACCCGTATCACTGTCGGTATGAAGACGATCCTGTTCGACTTCGGCAACGTGATCGCGTTTTTCGACCACCAGCGTGCGATCGCGCGGCTGGCCCGCTACACCGACATGCCCCCGTTTGAATTAACGCTCGCGCTCTACGGCGGGACGATCGAGAACGACTACGAAATGGGCAGACTGCCCACCGCCGAATACTTCCGTCTGGCGAAATTGAACGGGCGGCTGACCTGCTCCGAGGCAGAATTCGTCGATGCCTTCGTGGACATCTTTTGGCGTAATGA is drawn from Fimbriiglobus ruber and contains these coding sequences:
- a CDS encoding transposase domain-containing protein, yielding MPQHGRSIDSESESLILDRLAGLTKVISPEVIEQALSDSDRVGQRRCQLSHRTMLWIVLTMGLLTHLPLRQVFKYARRMTLGGKTPALSSLCGQKCVVKENVFECAVCGRELPAVWNCDS
- a CDS encoding AAA domain-containing protein — protein: MATLHIDPLPRNATPGQVLRFVAEIGKIDGKRIGKIVFLGKGATVEVPDTHAAKLVTALDGATFRERPVRVRFATAPKRESGPGHFDLLARLLQLEADEERRQMKERAARGAAAGDGTSLTRLVIREEDIGLAGRLILTLARVNRDPLPPNRLQPGAPVLLTQTGTQRPASFRGVVSDRAERTIAVAFDQSDAEWPDDSQWRLDLSPDEASRQRQLAALARAGAAEGDRLAELRAVLLGERPPEFAVPAPDAPPERAKDAGRVATWLSPLNEPQRDAVEFALAAKDVAVIHGPPGTGKTTTVVELIRQAVRRGEKVLACAPSNAAVDNMLDKLIAAGEEPVRLGHPARVAPHLRDRALDLLVQAHPDARQARKFARDARALFRKADKWTKNKPMPGEKHALRAEARDLLAIARRTEQLAVERVINAAPIVCATLTGVDSETLAQRRFDLAVLDEACQSTEPASWVPLLRANRVVLAGDPCQLPPTILSPQAAEQGLEVSLMERVMALHGSAVSRLLTVQYRMHAEIMGFSSDEFYSGELVAHESVTTHRLCDLPGVRAEPLTELPVKFIDTAGASYDEEAEEDTESRLNPQEATLAAKYVRALLEAGVAPADVAVIAPYSGQVRRLRELLTGTGVEIDSVDGFQGREKEAVVISLVRSNPEGEIGFLGDVRRTNVALTRARRKLIVVGDSATLANHDFYQRMLTYFETVGAYSSVWEEA
- a CDS encoding HEAT repeat domain-containing protein is translated as MTRWMWTGAVAVGLTWSGSAPGQVPGPAARPAQVAPDGSQADVSVTTHTPGQTERRLRVLRVTTENGEPVAEVQDVGGGPVEKIPVRDLLGKSEPSGDLPISHKTEWHEAPCPPAGHTTAAQAEIGSAPPALSAPRRIIFPENPLVKLATRIGEQSPPTLDPPPAKTIVVAAVDSTPPAAPGGPAEPGRLVFADQPLVVPQTIVPPNPPAPPVPAANTPGSRPDLPAVDAKGWPVLTAQAPATSADGKATPAPRNPWQGIPSPAEIRALTKPSASTTSNPIPKPPVNARVINAQYLVTRPEAGGQIIPVRAVAAAPPAPAPGSFEAQPTLVKYLTAEYTRVAGPYMQPSAAQLAAQPTQAKCSVQNVSPAPGSFEAQPTLVKYLTAEYTRAAGPYLQPSAAQLTQAKCSVQNVSPAPGSFEAQPTLVKYLAGGTAQPMPAGSRVSGNAPGPARDNYAAAFAAQPTLLKSWSQLFSRSPATSSTSVPVVGGTQTPPRAMPAPAAPMPMPPVATAPQPPAPMPATITPRPAPQATIPPPDIPPATLPPDAPTELPPIDAVKPAPAEPKKPKAGPKKEPPDTIPPAVGVIAPAGASYAAAARPSQRLRYLTVGGARPMDVAHAATRVSVEPPDTILRVALGAMSSPMVDEVGPFATELFTALRPTIRERAATALAEGRYGWKPEIKALLAKAAQTDPAPTVRAHCIHALSKLGYHETKYLEYLEESAVKDEQMVRQASHLALAKLEN
- a CDS encoding PVC-type heme-binding CxxCH protein, which translates into the protein MRRLFPGLTPLFLLLLATPALAQKEFGFDNRKPSGQPYLTPEETVKRFKVAPEFEVKLFAGEPQVINPVAFTIDERGRVWVVECFEYPSRTPKGKAPRDRIVILEDTDGDGVCDKRTVFAEGKDFPVPEERKKAGLGAFDLASGIEVGNGGVYVGAPPYLWFIENKNDKPGKYETLLSGFGSQDTHEMLNTFQWGPDGWLYGLHGVFTLSAVKPLDGPETRMNAAVWRYHPQRKTFEIFAEGTSNPWGMDWRNTDGQFILACCVIPHLFHIVPGGVYKRQAGAHSNPYAYGQINEICDHTFHKESGWAHAGLISLDAPHIPEKYRNSVIFGSIHGCSVKQNILKPNGSTYTASRGDDFLVSGDKNVRPINMKWGPLGDIYLIDWHDQNPCHQAAADSWDYERGRVYRIQLKGTQTKKAKDIGNATSKELAEYLKSDNPYEFRTSLRLTNERVQERESLKSSLGQDEGFTVQKEFKPLPAYARPLCLTTLPALTVRSALIDRAVLSGRWFLASEENFRRVWEGFDRYKSEEAWALTIRRWADEAENDLDALRFLCEKSGVRNIPQIARREFASAAIRLAGTLEAGNLIGAEEVGDLIHNLMAYKEDASDPVIPHLVWIAYEKVLVKKAKKADEIEAEFAWLTKKAVDNPFVRDQIVPKVMRRFVATGRPADLARCLKFVADVKDVDTREKALGGLVVALNNQTVAPPDGSGSFLAELRQDARLVPLVNKLAVNFRDPAALNRAYDVARDAQSPPDARAEAVRQVVLLRHPEALALIGKIVRENGDLKVRAEAARQLAAIDSPKVGEETVRDWAQFPKPIRGDLVNSLASRKEWARALLRAMADKKIERTEVTDNTILRIQAFNDKDLNALIEKAWGRTRPTPKELDALIARMRGELAAGPASFARGKVVFDNQCAKCHKFDGRGADVGPPLDGAARDVEYILANVIDPNRVIGAPYFLRTVTTVDGRVEQGLLAEEDDQSVTLKVEQSVLKKFAKKDLDGPVKVQEKSMMPEGLTAGMSVQDFRDLVCYVMAHPYVTVAAVDGKPATASVTGRIALPVHEEISEMVIEAEVTAAGPVKTQLLVGAPWAFAVKIDGKEVGRGKTDKPAVPNEFAFPVELTNGPHKVTITAKYKSTNAAAYVRFQDPERKLSYPAAK